The following are encoded in a window of Sulfurimonas sp. C5 genomic DNA:
- the secA gene encoding preprotein translocase subunit SecA: protein MLQALFGKIIGTANDRELKKYLKRVKKINELESKYESLNDEELKAAFNELKSSVLNGEKTLDDVLEDSFAITREASKRVLGMRHFDVQLVGGMVLHDGKISEMKTGEGKTLVATLPIILNAMEGKGVHLVTVNDYLAKRDSGEMSPLYNFLGYSVGTILENMNDSAEKRAAYDADITYGTNNEFGFDYLRDNMSYSKEHQVQRHHHFVVIDEVDSILIDEARTPLIISGPTNHKMQDYVRANSVAMGLEKDTHFTVDEKDRIVLLTEEGITKAEELFEVENLYSVENSSLSHVLDQALKANYVFENDVDYVVRNNEVIIVDEFTGRLSEGRRFSEGLHQALEAKESVEIKEETQTLADITFQNYFRMYNKLAGMTGTAETEATELAQIYSLDVVSIPTNIPVARADLNDLIYKTETEKFTAVITKIKELQQKGQPVLIGTASIEKSELLHQFLKQEKIAHTVLNAKNHEQEGEIIKDAGKKGAVTIATNMAGRGVDIKVNDEVRALGGLYIIGTERHENRRIDNQLRGRSGRQGDPGTSQFYLSLEDSLLRIFGSDKIKSIMERLGVEDGEYIESKMVTRAVEKAQKKVENMHYEGRKHILEYDDVANEQRKIIYRFRNQLLDKEYDIASKVDEIRNDYVQNVLANSGIYEGLPEEDYDLEKLAELLQEEMNAFMDTTSLKDLEYEKVYSHILEGLKAAYDEKMSVLDEETRHEIERELYLRELDNAWRDHLYAMDGMKTGIRLRAYNQKDPLVEYKKEAYNLFTELTQGLRLSVIKTLQIIQFKMESAEEEAAMVAEELAQRQKAQDEMMQLNLSANDDEDNSLSKKPARNEPCPCGSGKKYKQCCGKSGPKKGVFAS from the coding sequence ATGCTACAAGCATTATTTGGTAAGATTATCGGAACAGCGAACGATAGAGAATTAAAAAAGTATTTAAAACGCGTTAAGAAAATAAATGAACTTGAATCAAAATATGAGTCTTTAAATGATGAAGAACTAAAAGCGGCATTCAATGAGCTAAAAAGTAGTGTATTAAATGGGGAAAAAACACTTGACGATGTTTTAGAAGATTCTTTTGCTATTACTAGAGAAGCATCTAAAAGAGTTCTTGGAATGAGACACTTTGATGTTCAGCTTGTCGGTGGTATGGTTTTACACGACGGAAAAATCTCTGAAATGAAAACAGGTGAGGGTAAAACACTTGTAGCGACATTACCTATTATCCTTAATGCAATGGAAGGCAAAGGGGTTCATTTAGTTACTGTTAATGATTATCTTGCAAAACGTGACTCTGGTGAGATGTCTCCACTTTATAACTTTTTAGGCTATAGCGTCGGAACTATTTTAGAAAATATGAACGATTCTGCAGAAAAAAGAGCTGCATATGATGCCGACATTACATATGGAACAAATAATGAGTTTGGTTTTGATTATCTAAGAGATAATATGAGTTACTCTAAAGAGCATCAGGTTCAACGTCATCACCATTTCGTTGTTATTGACGAAGTTGACTCTATTCTTATCGATGAAGCTAGAACACCTTTAATTATCTCTGGTCCAACAAACCATAAAATGCAGGATTATGTCCGTGCAAATTCTGTAGCAATGGGACTAGAAAAAGATACACACTTTACAGTTGATGAAAAAGATAGAATCGTTTTATTAACTGAGGAAGGGATTACAAAAGCAGAAGAACTTTTTGAAGTAGAAAACCTTTACAGTGTTGAAAACTCTTCACTTTCTCACGTTTTAGATCAAGCTCTTAAAGCAAACTATGTTTTTGAAAATGATGTTGACTATGTTGTAAGAAACAACGAAGTTATAATCGTTGATGAATTTACAGGACGTTTAAGTGAAGGACGCCGTTTCTCTGAGGGACTGCATCAGGCTCTAGAAGCAAAAGAGAGTGTAGAGATCAAAGAAGAGACACAAACACTTGCAGATATTACCTTCCAAAACTATTTTAGAATGTATAATAAACTTGCAGGTATGACAGGTACTGCAGAAACAGAAGCAACAGAACTTGCTCAAATTTACTCTTTAGATGTTGTATCTATCCCTACAAACATTCCTGTCGCAAGAGCTGACCTTAATGACCTTATTTACAAAACAGAAACAGAAAAGTTTACTGCCGTAATTACAAAAATAAAAGAATTGCAACAAAAAGGACAACCGGTACTTATCGGTACTGCTTCAATCGAAAAATCGGAACTGTTACACCAATTTTTAAAACAAGAGAAAATAGCTCATACTGTACTTAATGCAAAAAACCATGAACAAGAGGGTGAGATTATTAAAGATGCCGGTAAAAAAGGTGCGGTAACAATTGCAACAAATATGGCTGGTCGTGGTGTTGACATTAAAGTAAATGATGAAGTAAGAGCTTTAGGCGGTTTATACATTATCGGTACAGAAAGACATGAAAACCGTCGTATTGATAATCAGCTTCGCGGACGTTCAGGTCGTCAAGGTGATCCGGGAACTTCTCAATTTTATCTTTCTTTAGAAGATAGTCTGTTACGTATTTTTGGAAGTGATAAGATCAAGTCTATTATGGAAAGACTCGGCGTTGAAGACGGTGAGTATATAGAGTCTAAAATGGTGACTCGTGCTGTAGAAAAAGCACAGAAAAAAGTTGAAAATATGCACTATGAAGGGCGTAAACACATTTTAGAGTATGATGATGTTGCAAATGAGCAGAGAAAAATCATCTATAGATTTAGAAATCAGCTTTTAGACAAAGAGTATGATATCGCTTCTAAAGTGGATGAGATCAGAAATGATTATGTACAAAACGTGCTCGCAAATTCAGGTATATATGAAGGTTTACCGGAAGAAGATTACGATCTAGAAAAATTAGCTGAACTTCTTCAAGAAGAGATGAATGCATTTATGGATACGACATCTTTAAAAGATTTAGAGTATGAAAAAGTATATAGCCATATTTTAGAAGGGCTTAAAGCAGCTTATGATGAGAAAATGTCTGTACTAGATGAAGAAACGAGACATGAAATTGAACGTGAACTGTATTTAAGAGAACTTGATAATGCATGGAGAGATCATTTATATGCTATGGATGGTATGAAAACAGGTATCCGTTTACGTGCATATAATCAAAAAGATCCTCTTGTTGAGTATAAAAAAGAGGCATATAATTTATTTACAGAACTTACTCAAGGTTTAAGATTAAGTGTAATTAAAACACTTCAAATAATCCAGTTTAAAATGGAATCAGCTGAAGAGGAAGCTGCAATGGTTGCAGAAGAACTTGCACAAAGACAAAAAGCGCAAGACGAAATGATGCAGTTAAACCTTTCTGCTAATGATGATGAGGATAATTCTCTCAGTAAAAAACCTGCAAGAAATGAGCCTTGTCCATGTGGCAGCGGGAAAAAATATAAACAATGCTGTGGTAAGAGCGGTCCTAAAAAAGGTGTATTTGCATCTTGA
- a CDS encoding AsmA-like C-terminal domain-containing protein, with amino-acid sequence MKDTIIINTISKIHSAIISFFSFIFLTLIFGFFILQNGLYLENFSIGNINIKKLYLKWDQKLDLYIDDLQIESDTKVENQTFAKKDINEYTKTFYSVRHLFNSIIIPHFQYHGFHGELYYNSDEKAQLSIDSNKLHLKTDIGFYKEFVDIHIKQFKSDNIVANGNIFIDIRTLENFSKLNFSVNNDANVTLYTAANTELTKYKVISHNNIQDIKSILRQIPFPEPVKYWVLDAIQVDNLELISLNGVLHFNDLQNGYKHLHILASANKLHYTYNPKLDAIRSDHTELEFKDGILFIRPKEALSYNFDLQNSWLKIDFTKPEELLTLFLQFSPILNDDMLHLLQAYKIKLPMKQNSGTVDTNLTLAVNLHTIGVDAKGTFFTQKGNFNYLGQDIDVKNLKLHLNNYDINVTNMFASYKNTIDANVDINYNAKEAKGDVKFKVTKCSLNNKLHLATKPLKAVYYIDKKQDILSIENSSWLYKDLQINLDKIDIPLDINTLVLDVPTTYFTLKNISDGFIAGKVNLKDLIANFDIDILNFKYYGIKSTRSNTQLKLNYKNNMFLLTADDDIYLDVVNSELKISNLVLKYQDNSIYLKKPMISFGKFTQAQVYAQYNIDTQQAHFSLENLLIKNPKNDKILYSNDKVSLNASIMDDQIQINSKELGATFNLDNTQWSLKLNDLKNLYKESDFLKKYHLTDGKVRIYKQLNDDTTKFKATLNYPYKLLYKDNKPVELYQISGKITKKQNLYIKVNDKINITVNGDIKINVHDNNISLPETLKWISTLDNNDSNESSANINISALNSAIYLGNDRYALADTLTVQYHHNILTAQLQHINGKAGFKLEHNNFHLYGEGFGDQFMGNLFIFSKFKSGTFDFNIEGTLDKYSGILLIEKSTLLDYVLLNNVLAFVNTVPSLITFSIPGYSQNGLYMNHAYVKFDYEKGIFNINEMYMDSKELKIAADGTADLKNDKIDLSLNLKTDIASDMSKIPVVGYILFDGKAISTSMKVTGKLSDPKIESAIAKEVIVAPINIIKRTLKLPFKIFE; translated from the coding sequence ATGAAAGATACAATAATAATTAACACAATATCTAAAATCCATTCTGCAATCATTAGCTTTTTTTCTTTCATTTTTTTAACTCTTATTTTTGGATTTTTCATTCTTCAAAACGGTTTATATCTTGAGAATTTTTCAATTGGAAATATTAATATAAAAAAGCTTTATCTAAAATGGGATCAAAAATTAGATCTATATATAGATGACCTTCAAATTGAGTCTGATACAAAAGTAGAAAATCAAACTTTTGCAAAAAAGGATATAAACGAATATACAAAAACTTTTTATTCTGTAAGACACCTTTTTAATTCTATTATTATTCCTCACTTCCAATATCATGGTTTTCACGGTGAACTGTACTATAATTCAGATGAAAAAGCTCAACTTTCAATAGATTCAAACAAACTGCATTTAAAAACTGACATTGGTTTTTACAAAGAGTTTGTAGATATTCATATAAAACAATTTAAATCAGATAATATAGTAGCAAACGGAAATATTTTTATTGACATAAGAACATTAGAGAACTTTTCTAAACTCAACTTTTCTGTCAATAATGATGCTAATGTTACACTTTACACTGCTGCAAATACAGAGCTTACCAAGTATAAAGTAATTTCGCACAACAATATTCAAGATATCAAATCTATTCTAAGACAAATACCGTTTCCTGAACCGGTAAAATACTGGGTACTTGATGCTATACAGGTAGATAACTTAGAACTTATCTCTTTAAATGGTGTCTTGCATTTTAATGATCTGCAAAACGGATATAAACATCTTCATATACTAGCATCTGCGAATAAACTGCATTACACTTACAATCCCAAACTAGATGCAATACGTTCAGATCATACGGAACTTGAATTTAAAGACGGTATTTTGTTTATACGTCCGAAAGAAGCTTTGTCTTATAACTTTGATCTGCAAAACAGCTGGCTGAAAATTGACTTTACAAAACCTGAAGAACTTTTAACACTATTTTTACAGTTTTCTCCTATTCTGAATGATGACATGTTACATCTGCTACAAGCCTATAAGATAAAACTACCGATGAAGCAAAATAGCGGTACGGTAGATACAAATCTTACTCTCGCAGTTAACTTACATACAATAGGTGTAGATGCAAAAGGAACTTTTTTTACACAAAAAGGCAATTTTAATTATTTAGGACAAGATATTGATGTCAAGAATTTAAAATTGCATCTCAATAATTACGATATCAATGTTACAAATATGTTTGCCAGTTATAAAAATACAATTGATGCAAACGTAGATATAAATTATAATGCAAAAGAGGCCAAAGGGGATGTAAAGTTCAAGGTCACGAAATGTAGTCTTAACAACAAACTTCATCTTGCTACAAAACCATTGAAAGCTGTTTATTATATTGATAAAAAACAAGACATTTTATCTATTGAAAATTCTTCATGGCTTTATAAAGACTTGCAAATCAATCTTGATAAAATTGATATACCGTTAGATATAAACACTTTGGTATTAGATGTTCCAACAACATATTTCACTCTTAAAAATATTTCCGATGGTTTTATAGCAGGAAAAGTCAATCTAAAAGATCTTATTGCTAATTTTGATATTGATATTTTAAATTTTAAATATTATGGTATTAAATCAACACGTTCTAATACACAATTGAAGTTAAATTATAAAAACAATATGTTTTTACTTACGGCAGATGATGATATTTATCTCGATGTAGTTAACAGTGAACTCAAAATTTCCAATTTAGTTTTAAAATATCAAGACAATTCCATATACCTGAAAAAACCTATGATCTCTTTTGGAAAGTTTACACAGGCACAAGTATATGCACAATACAACATTGACACACAACAAGCACATTTCAGCCTTGAAAATCTTCTAATTAAAAATCCTAAAAATGATAAAATACTCTATAGTAATGATAAAGTCTCTTTAAATGCCTCTATCATGGATGATCAGATTCAAATAAATTCTAAAGAGCTGGGTGCAACTTTTAATTTAGACAATACACAATGGTCGTTAAAACTAAATGACTTAAAAAATTTATATAAAGAATCCGACTTTCTAAAAAAATATCACTTAACAGACGGTAAAGTAAGAATCTATAAGCAGTTAAATGATGATACAACTAAATTTAAAGCCACTCTAAACTACCCGTACAAACTACTTTATAAAGATAATAAACCTGTAGAACTTTATCAGATTAGTGGAAAAATCACAAAAAAACAAAATCTATATATCAAAGTAAACGACAAGATAAATATTACAGTGAATGGTGATATTAAGATCAATGTTCATGACAACAATATATCTCTTCCTGAAACACTTAAATGGATTTCAACGCTTGATAATAACGATTCAAATGAATCTTCGGCAAATATCAATATTTCAGCATTAAATTCAGCTATATATCTTGGTAACGATAGATATGCTTTAGCTGATACTTTGACTGTTCAATATCATCATAATATTTTAACGGCACAGTTACAGCATATTAACGGCAAAGCGGGTTTTAAACTTGAACATAATAATTTCCATCTCTATGGTGAAGGTTTTGGTGATCAGTTTATGGGAAATTTATTTATCTTTTCAAAATTTAAGAGCGGAACTTTTGACTTCAATATAGAAGGAACATTGGATAAATACAGTGGCATACTACTTATAGAAAAAAGTACCCTTTTAGATTACGTACTTTTAAACAATGTACTTGCATTTGTGAATACAGTACCATCACTGATAACGTTTTCTATACCTGGATATAGTCAAAACGGTTTATATATGAATCATGCATACGTAAAGTTTGACTATGAAAAAGGTATATTCAATATCAATGAAATGTATATGGATTCTAAAGAACTAAAAATTGCTGCGGATGGTACAGCAGATCTTAAAAATGACAAAATAGACCTTTCACTCAATCTGAAAACGGATATAGCAAGCGATATGTCAAAAATCCCTGTAGTGGGTTACATTTTATTTGATGGTAAAGCGATTTCGACAAGTATGAAAGTTACAGGGAAATTAAGTGATCCGAAGATTGAATCGGCGATTGCTAAAGAGGTAATTGTAGCGCCTATAAATATTATAAAAAGAACGCTCAAACTACCTTTTAAAATATTCGAATAA
- the lolA gene encoding LolA-like outer membrane lipoprotein chaperone has translation MKFKLLLLLLSSTAFAEITDLTSFQAKFEQSITDEKNKKIVYKGTIQASQPRYALWKYSQPIEKTVYVLKNKVIMVEPDLEQAIIKTINSNFDFFSLLQSAKEIRKDVYTAIFNNINYTIYTKGLKIESITYVDEFENKVDISFKDQEVNKKIDLNVFNPYIPMGYDIIRD, from the coding sequence ATGAAATTCAAATTACTCTTGTTACTGCTAAGCTCTACAGCATTTGCCGAGATAACTGATCTAACAAGTTTTCAGGCAAAGTTCGAACAAAGCATTACAGATGAGAAAAACAAAAAAATAGTCTACAAAGGGACTATTCAAGCATCACAACCAAGATATGCTTTATGGAAATACTCACAGCCTATTGAAAAAACCGTATATGTTTTAAAAAATAAAGTAATTATGGTTGAACCTGATTTAGAACAGGCAATTATCAAAACTATCAACAGTAACTTTGACTTCTTTTCACTTCTTCAAAGTGCAAAAGAGATCAGAAAAGATGTTTACACTGCAATATTTAACAATATAAACTATACAATTTATACAAAAGGGTTGAAAATAGAATCAATAACTTATGTGGATGAATTTGAAAATAAAGTAGATATTTCGTTTAAAGATCAAGAAGTAAATAAAAAGATTGATTTGAATGTATTTAATCCATACATTCCGATGGGTTATGATATTATCAGAGATTAA
- the mltG gene encoding endolytic transglycosylase MltG, translating into MKNPKIRVKKMKEKKLMIAEWILDIVLIIIVSFIYYLNKPIETPKVLYIPKGSINQIISQMQQNQFDVCKLDSFILRLIGSPQSGWIDMGNNKNTKADFLYRLATAKAALQNVTLIPGETTYVFLEQLSNELNLDFDILQEEFLKQSPIQEGILVPNTYKIPMGITEKELINLLLKISVKRMKELSHKIFGTYNETKWFGYLTIASIIQKESANNEEMPIVSSVIYNRLKKGMRLQMDGSLNYGKYSHAKVTAKRIREDKSFYNTYIYKGVPKIPICNVGLEAIQAAIFPAKTNYLYFMKSKKGTHDFTCNYSTHIQNIHNATK; encoded by the coding sequence ATGAAAAATCCAAAAATAAGAGTTAAAAAAATGAAAGAAAAAAAGCTAATGATTGCAGAATGGATTTTAGATATTGTGTTAATTATTATTGTATCTTTCATTTATTACCTAAACAAGCCTATTGAAACGCCAAAAGTTCTTTATATTCCCAAGGGGTCGATTAATCAAATTATATCACAAATGCAACAAAATCAATTCGATGTTTGTAAACTTGATTCATTTATTTTACGCCTTATAGGTTCACCGCAAAGTGGCTGGATAGATATGGGAAACAATAAGAATACAAAAGCAGATTTTTTATACAGACTAGCAACTGCAAAAGCAGCACTACAAAATGTAACACTTATTCCTGGAGAAACTACATATGTATTTTTAGAACAATTATCAAACGAACTGAATTTAGATTTTGATATATTGCAAGAGGAGTTTTTAAAGCAATCTCCAATTCAAGAAGGAATCTTGGTACCAAATACATATAAAATTCCAATGGGAATAACGGAAAAAGAGTTAATAAACCTATTATTGAAGATATCAGTCAAAAGAATGAAAGAGTTATCGCATAAAATTTTTGGAACTTATAACGAAACAAAATGGTTTGGGTATCTTACCATTGCTTCTATTATTCAAAAAGAATCGGCAAACAATGAAGAGATGCCGATAGTCAGTTCTGTTATATATAATAGATTGAAAAAGGGAATGAGGCTGCAGATGGACGGAAGTTTAAACTATGGTAAATATTCCCATGCAAAGGTAACTGCAAAAAGAATTAGAGAGGATAAGTCTTTCTATAATACATATATATATAAAGGTGTTCCGAAAATTCCCATTTGCAATGTTGGCTTAGAAGCAATACAAGCAGCCATTTTTCCTGCTAAAACTAATTATCTCTACTTTATGAAGTCAAAAAAGGGTACTCACGATTTCACATGTAACTATTCTACACACATACAAAATATACATAATGCTACAAAATGA
- a CDS encoding ABC transporter permease: MKKNLVTFLVKKFLRFDKEQPFIFISALLAFLGITLGVMVLLIAMALMNGFDNEFKKRLTIMNYPLTVLPKFYGAVNESLLIDLESKFPNLQFSPYVQSAVISKSGSKLEGGYIFGVNFEDEAKVNSVLQKAIENHTFNKFDVIVGKSLKEEYKLTIDDKLMYIFTSVEPGGFSVTPKLKRFRVKSSFDSGLSAYDKAYHYTSLNSLQTLLRMPSDMYDGIHIYSANPKEDIKQIAEELPVTVSIKGWWQDNVNFFAALEMEKTSLFIVLMLIILIASINIISSLLMTVMNRRGEIALLLSLGATTAEIKKVFLYLGIVIGIGGIIAGVVLGLSGIWILGTFDIIDLPKDVYPTSTLPLDLNLSDFFMIVSGAFVIVVLSSYYPAKKASEVDILTVLRNE; the protein is encoded by the coding sequence TTGAAAAAGAATTTAGTTACATTTTTAGTAAAAAAATTTTTACGCTTTGATAAAGAACAGCCTTTTATCTTTATCTCGGCGCTTCTTGCTTTTTTAGGCATTACCTTAGGTGTTATGGTTTTACTTATTGCCATGGCACTTATGAACGGTTTTGATAATGAGTTTAAAAAAAGACTTACTATTATGAACTACCCATTAACAGTGTTACCGAAATTTTATGGTGCTGTAAATGAATCTCTTTTGATTGACCTAGAGTCAAAATTTCCAAATCTCCAGTTTAGTCCTTATGTACAATCTGCAGTGATCTCAAAAAGTGGATCAAAGCTTGAAGGCGGGTATATTTTTGGTGTCAATTTTGAAGATGAAGCTAAAGTAAACAGTGTACTTCAAAAAGCTATCGAAAACCATACATTTAACAAGTTTGATGTCATTGTCGGGAAGTCTTTAAAAGAGGAATACAAGCTTACAATTGATGATAAATTGATGTATATTTTTACAAGTGTAGAGCCGGGAGGATTTAGTGTAACGCCTAAGTTAAAACGATTTCGTGTAAAGTCCAGCTTTGATTCCGGACTTTCTGCATATGATAAAGCATATCACTACACATCTTTGAATTCTTTGCAAACATTATTACGTATGCCTTCAGATATGTATGACGGTATCCATATATATTCTGCGAATCCAAAAGAGGATATAAAACAAATTGCCGAAGAACTTCCTGTAACTGTAAGCATAAAAGGTTGGTGGCAAGACAATGTAAACTTTTTTGCAGCTTTAGAGATGGAAAAAACGTCTTTATTTATTGTTTTAATGCTTATTATCCTTATAGCATCTATTAACATCATATCTTCTTTGCTAATGACGGTAATGAATAGAAGAGGGGAGATTGCTTTACTCCTTTCTCTCGGTGCTACAACTGCAGAGATCAAAAAAGTGTTTTTATATCTTGGCATCGTGATTGGAATTGGTGGTATTATTGCCGGTGTAGTTCTAGGTCTAAGCGGTATATGGATTCTTGGTACCTTTGATATTATAGATCTGCCAAAAGATGTGTATCCTACATCAACTCTTCCGTTGGATCTTAATCTCAGTGACTTCTTTATGATAGTCTCAGGAGCATTTGTAATTGTTGTTTTATCTTCTTACTATCCCGCCAAAAAAGCTAGTGAAGTTGATATTCTGACAGTACTTAGAAACGAATAG
- the acnB gene encoding bifunctional aconitate hydratase 2/2-methylisocitrate dehydratase codes for MGFREEYAAHVAEREALGVPPLPLTVKQTEEVIEFIKTGEYVEEMLDLLANRVSPGVDDAAYVKAAFLNEIAMEEHHVAAIAPEKAVEMLGTMLGGYNVKPIVNALSSKNEAVVKAAVKALSHTLLVYDAFNDVEELHKAGNAAATEVMTSWANAEWFTSKPALDEKITVTVFKVPGETNTDDLSPASEAFTRSDIPLHANSMLTAKMDNPIETIKELKEKGNLVAYVGDVVGTGSSRKSGVNSVQWHMGEDIPGVPNKRTGGVVIGGIIAPIFFATCEDSGALPLEMDVNDMETGDVIEIYPYKGEAHKNGQCVATFSLRPNTITDEVRAGGRIPLIIGRGLTTKARSVLGMDAADMFLAPEQPADNGKGFTLAQKMVGKACGMEGVRPGMYCEPQMSTVGSQDTTGPMTRDEIKELAALGFNADLVMQSFCHTAAYPKPSDVQMHHTLPDFIANRSGVALRPGDGVIHSWLNRMVLPDTVGTGADSHTRFPIGISFPGGSGIVAFAGVTGSMPLTMPESVLVRFSGELQPGITLRDLVNAIPHQAIKEGLLTVEKKGKKNIFAGRILEIEGLPTLKAEQAFELSDASAERSAAACTVKLDKEPVIEYLKSNIVLLQSMIDAGYEDHRTLARRITKMEEWLANPELMEADSDAEYAAVIEIDLNKITEPILACPNDPDDVATLSEILADSNRPHNIDEVFVGSCMTNIGHYRALGEVLKGEGSVPTRLWVCPPTKMDEKQLTEEGYYALFGAAGARTEVPGCSLCMGNQARVADNAIVFSTSTRNFDNRLGKGAQVYLGSAELAAVCSLLGKLPTKEEYLDLTKKIIGKEADIYKYLNFNLIQDYKLA; via the coding sequence ATGGGATTTAGAGAAGAATATGCTGCTCACGTAGCAGAAAGAGAAGCGTTAGGCGTTCCTCCACTACCACTTACTGTTAAACAAACAGAAGAAGTTATCGAATTTATCAAAACTGGTGAATACGTTGAAGAGATGTTAGATCTTCTTGCTAATCGTGTTTCTCCAGGTGTTGACGATGCTGCTTATGTAAAAGCTGCTTTCTTAAATGAGATCGCAATGGAAGAACATCACGTAGCTGCTATTGCTCCTGAAAAAGCTGTTGAGATGCTAGGAACAATGCTTGGTGGTTACAATGTAAAACCAATCGTAAATGCACTAAGCTCAAAAAATGAAGCTGTTGTAAAAGCTGCTGTTAAAGCACTTTCTCACACTTTACTTGTTTATGATGCATTTAACGATGTAGAAGAACTACACAAAGCTGGTAATGCTGCTGCTACTGAAGTTATGACTTCTTGGGCAAATGCAGAATGGTTTACTTCAAAACCTGCTTTAGATGAAAAAATCACTGTAACTGTATTTAAAGTTCCTGGTGAAACAAATACAGACGACCTTTCACCTGCTTCTGAAGCGTTTACACGTTCAGATATCCCTTTACATGCAAACTCTATGCTTACTGCAAAGATGGATAACCCAATTGAAACTATTAAAGAGTTAAAAGAAAAAGGTAACCTAGTTGCTTATGTTGGTGACGTTGTTGGTACTGGTTCTTCAAGAAAATCTGGTGTTAACTCTGTTCAATGGCATATGGGTGAAGATATTCCTGGTGTTCCAAATAAAAGAACTGGTGGTGTTGTAATTGGTGGTATTATTGCTCCAATTTTCTTCGCTACTTGTGAAGATTCGGGTGCACTTCCATTAGAAATGGATGTAAACGATATGGAAACTGGTGATGTAATTGAGATCTATCCATATAAAGGTGAGGCTCATAAAAATGGTCAATGTGTTGCAACTTTCAGCCTTCGTCCAAATACTATTACTGACGAAGTTCGTGCTGGTGGTCGTATTCCATTAATCATCGGTCGTGGTTTAACTACTAAAGCTCGTTCAGTTCTTGGTATGGATGCTGCAGATATGTTCTTAGCTCCAGAGCAACCGGCTGATAACGGTAAAGGGTTTACTCTTGCTCAAAAAATGGTAGGTAAAGCTTGTGGTATGGAAGGTGTTCGCCCAGGTATGTACTGTGAACCACAAATGAGTACTGTTGGTTCTCAAGATACAACTGGTCCTATGACTCGTGACGAGATCAAAGAACTCGCTGCTCTTGGATTCAATGCTGATTTAGTAATGCAGTCTTTCTGTCATACTGCTGCATATCCAAAACCATCAGACGTTCAAATGCACCACACACTACCGGACTTTATCGCTAACCGTTCAGGTGTTGCTTTACGTCCAGGTGACGGTGTTATCCACTCTTGGTTAAACAGAATGGTTCTTCCGGACACTGTTGGTACTGGTGCAGATAGCCATACTCGTTTCCCAATCGGTATCTCTTTCCCTGGTGGTTCAGGTATCGTTGCATTCGCTGGTGTTACTGGTTCTATGCCTCTTACTATGCCAGAGTCTGTACTTGTAAGATTCTCAGGTGAATTACAACCTGGTATTACATTACGTGACCTTGTAAACGCTATTCCTCACCAAGCTATTAAAGAGGGTCTTTTAACTGTTGAGAAAAAAGGTAAAAAGAACATCTTCGCTGGTCGTATCTTAGAGATCGAAGGTTTACCAACTCTAAAAGCTGAGCAAGCGTTTGAGCTTTCTGATGCTTCTGCTGAGCGTTCTGCAGCTGCTTGTACAGTTAAATTAGACAAAGAGCCTGTAATTGAGTACTTAAAATCTAACATCGTTCTTCTTCAATCAATGATTGACGCTGGATATGAAGATCACAGAACTCTTGCTCGTCGTATTACGAAAATGGAAGAGTGGTTAGCTAACCCAGAACTAATGGAAGCTGATTCTGATGCTGAATATGCAGCAGTAATCGAAATCGACCTTAACAAAATTACTGAGCCGATTTTAGCTTGTCCAAACGATCCGGATGATGTTGCTACACTTTCTGAGATTTTAGCTGACTCTAACCGTCCACACAACATCGACGAAGTATTCGTTGGTTCTTGTATGACAAACATCGGTCACTACCGTGCACTTGGTGAAGTTCTTAAAGGTGAAGGTTCAGTTCCAACTCGTCTATGGGTTTGTCCTCCGACAAAAATGGATGAGAAACAATTAACTGAAGAGGGTTACTACGCATTATTTGGTGCTGCAGGTGCTAGAACTGAGGTTCCAGGTTGTTCATTATGTATGGGTAACCAAGCGCGTGTTGCTGACAATGCAATTGTATTCTCAACTTCAACTCGTAACTTTGATAACCGTTTAGGTAAAGGTGCTCAAGTTTATCTTGGTTCTGCAGAGCTTGCTGCTGTATGTTCACTTCTTGGAAAACTTCCAACAAAAGAAGAGTACTTAGACTTAACGAAGAAAATTATCGGTAAAGAAGCAGATATCTATAAATATCTAAACTTCAACCTTATCCAAGACTACAAACTAGCTTAG